A genomic stretch from Dissulfurispira thermophila includes:
- a CDS encoding type II toxin-antitoxin system HicB family antitoxin: MKEIIFILEEDIEGGYTARALEFPIFTQGETLEEVKRNIKDALKCHFDEEDKIPKVIRLHTVKEEVFSYA; the protein is encoded by the coding sequence ATGAAGGAGATAATTTTTATCCTTGAAGAAGATATTGAAGGCGGATACACTGCCCGCGCCCTTGAGTTTCCTATATTTACTCAAGGAGAAACATTAGAAGAAGTAAAAAGAAATATAAAAGATGCCCTTAAATGCCACTTTGATGAAGAAGATAAGATTCCAAAGGTAATAAGGCTGCATACGGTAAAAGAGGAAGTTTTCAGCTATGCCTAA
- a CDS encoding ATP-binding cassette domain-containing protein: MIRLENITTGDFNALSFDIKSGSECKIITRSEYENRKLLNIIAGLERPLTGRVFLLNKEIYALPERDSYRLLNRIGVVLKDGGLISNLKVWENIILPISYHKNEKADKAEAKMIQKFNEVGIDITYLKELMGKLPGPLPIHEKRLIGLIRAMLMEPDIMIYESLFEGLTPDMSDRLIKMTMNFHTEKHERTSVYITFDEQSVKHVRADTIIRI; the protein is encoded by the coding sequence ATGATAAGACTTGAAAATATTACTACAGGAGATTTCAATGCACTCTCGTTTGATATAAAGAGTGGATCTGAATGCAAAATCATCACTCGGTCTGAATATGAAAACAGAAAACTGCTTAATATTATTGCTGGACTCGAAAGACCTTTAACAGGAAGGGTTTTTCTGCTCAACAAAGAAATATATGCACTTCCTGAAAGAGATTCATACAGGCTTCTAAATAGAATCGGGGTTGTTCTGAAAGACGGGGGATTGATAAGCAACCTCAAGGTATGGGAAAACATAATACTTCCTATATCATATCACAAAAACGAAAAAGCAGATAAGGCAGAAGCAAAAATGATACAAAAATTCAACGAGGTAGGTATAGACATAACCTATCTTAAGGAATTAATGGGAAAACTCCCAGGACCATTGCCTATTCACGAAAAAAGGTTAATAGGTCTTATAAGGGCAATGCTCATGGAGCCGGATATAATGATATATGAATCTCTATTTGAGGGACTGACCCCTGATATGTCTGATAGATTAATAAAGATGACAATGAATTTCCATACAGAAAAACATGAGAGGACATCTGTATATATCACATTTGATGAACAATCTGTCAAGCATGTAAGGGCAGATACCATCATAAGAATATAA
- a CDS encoding tetratricopeptide repeat protein, with amino-acid sequence MNKTGKRQWAIGNRLKDFITNFFSFKPKIAYRLLPIAFCLFLISCGAKHPTLSDAHLSAIKFNQRAELAFKKGDYKDALILYNEAIRINRSIEDIDGIAINIINMTATYRKLGDKDNAHKQIDEILNPSPINYNPLHRFEAAFLKAMLYFDEKNYDKVLEWSDIALSFCQSSQCTNIGKVYNLKGRAYLEKGDVTSAISYGNKGLESNKEDEHKSEKANSMRLIADIKAMRSEYEDAQKFYEDALYIDKTLGLSRKIVMDLIGLGNVFLKQGNCKSAAAYFKRAISVNEASEDKDKAEISKIETLIKECLKGK; translated from the coding sequence ATGAATAAGACAGGCAAAAGGCAATGGGCTATAGGCAATAGGCTGAAGGATTTTATTACTAATTTCTTCAGCTTTAAGCCTAAAATTGCCTATCGCCTTTTACCCATTGCCTTTTGCCTGTTTTTAATTAGTTGCGGGGCAAAACATCCAACATTGTCAGATGCCCATCTTTCAGCAATCAAATTCAATCAAAGAGCCGAGTTAGCATTTAAAAAAGGTGATTATAAAGATGCACTCATACTTTACAATGAGGCGATTAGAATCAACCGCTCTATAGAAGATATTGACGGAATTGCGATAAATATAATTAATATGACCGCCACCTATCGCAAACTCGGTGATAAAGACAACGCTCACAAGCAGATAGATGAAATACTAAACCCTTCTCCAATTAACTATAATCCATTACATCGATTTGAGGCAGCATTTTTAAAAGCAATGCTTTACTTTGACGAAAAGAATTATGACAAGGTATTGGAATGGTCAGACATAGCATTATCCTTTTGCCAGAGCTCGCAATGCACCAACATAGGCAAGGTTTATAACCTCAAAGGAAGGGCATATCTTGAAAAAGGCGATGTTACTTCAGCCATATCCTATGGGAATAAAGGACTTGAGTCAAATAAAGAAGACGAACATAAAAGCGAAAAAGCGAACTCCATGAGATTGATTGCAGATATAAAGGCAATGAGATCTGAATATGAAGATGCTCAAAAATTTTATGAGGATGCCCTTTACATAGATAAGACACTCGGATTAAGTAGAAAAATAGTAATGGACTTAATAGGGTTAGGGAATGTCTTTCTCAAGCAAGGAAACTGCAAATCAGCAGCAGCCTATTTCAAAAGGGCGATCTCTGTAAATGAGGCATCAGAGGACAAGGACAAGGCAGAAATCTCAAAGATAGAAACTTTGATAAAAGAATGCCTGAAGGGAAAATAA
- a CDS encoding DUF4384 domain-containing protein encodes MTSMFVASISFASEKPVWVEADGEAYMSEIDTPKEVMERAKRDAQSKAIEKAVGVFIKSHTLVSNSQLAEDLVYASVRGKIEKVNIIKEGWDEKDRNIYRVTIKAHIKPVYPEKGEGISVRLSLSKADLKEGDEVKIFYKADRDCYIYLFSVAADGSVTMLMPNSINQDNFIKANKAYEFPPSKSPIHLRAMFLPDFKEKTAEERIKIIATKKKEDLIQLGFQEGMFKVYDSKSTGMISDLIKRLNQLEPDDWAEATVVYRIER; translated from the coding sequence ATGACATCAATGTTTGTGGCATCAATATCCTTTGCCTCTGAAAAGCCTGTCTGGGTGGAGGCTGATGGCGAGGCTTATATGAGCGAGATTGACACCCCAAAAGAGGTGATGGAAAGGGCAAAGAGGGATGCGCAAAGTAAGGCAATAGAAAAGGCAGTCGGCGTATTCATAAAATCTCATACCCTTGTCTCAAACAGTCAGCTTGCAGAGGACCTGGTATATGCCTCTGTGAGAGGAAAGATAGAGAAGGTCAACATCATCAAGGAAGGTTGGGATGAAAAGGACAGAAACATTTATAGAGTTACGATTAAAGCACATATTAAGCCTGTTTATCCGGAAAAAGGAGAAGGTATATCTGTAAGGCTTTCCCTGTCAAAGGCTGACTTAAAGGAAGGCGATGAAGTAAAAATATTTTATAAGGCAGATAGAGACTGCTATATTTACCTCTTTTCAGTTGCTGCCGACGGCTCAGTGACCATGCTCATGCCTAATTCGATTAATCAGGACAATTTCATAAAAGCAAATAAGGCATATGAATTCCCTCCTTCTAAAAGTCCGATACACTTAAGGGCTATGTTTTTGCCTGATTTTAAAGAAAAAACTGCAGAGGAGAGGATTAAAATCATAGCTACAAAGAAAAAAGAAGACCTGATTCAATTGGGCTTTCAAGAAGGTATGTTTAAGGTGTATGACTCAAAATCCACAGGCATGATAAGCGACCTCATAAAAAGACTCAACCAGCTTGAGCCAGATGACTGGGCAGAGGCTACGGTGGTTTATAGGATTGAGAGGTGA
- a CDS encoding Crp/Fnr family transcriptional regulator has product MKSDTNRELINGFLKEIPIFNALSDRYIRHLSDDFIIRSVNKGETIFYQSDNSTDLYIVLEGAVKASLLNQDGEELILATFCKGDFFGEMSLLDGKPRSATMIAVDDSILGILRREKFLLAVKNDPMIAIDLLSALVQRMRMANGMIESLAFLDVSQRLVKLLLQIAKTDGDIDRNGFFRIKKLTHKELAAHAGASREAITKVMKVLAFKELVKEEGGYFLISPNAEDVYNE; this is encoded by the coding sequence GTGAAAAGTGATACAAACAGAGAATTGATCAATGGCTTTCTCAAAGAGATACCTATTTTCAATGCCCTTTCTGATAGGTACATAAGGCATTTGTCAGATGATTTTATCATTCGCAGTGTGAATAAAGGAGAGACTATATTTTATCAATCAGACAACAGCACAGACCTTTATATAGTTCTTGAGGGGGCTGTAAAAGCATCACTTCTAAATCAGGACGGCGAGGAACTCATACTTGCTACATTTTGTAAGGGTGATTTCTTTGGGGAAATGAGTCTTCTTGATGGAAAACCAAGGTCTGCAACAATGATAGCAGTGGATGATTCGATACTCGGGATTTTAAGACGGGAGAAGTTTCTCCTTGCAGTCAAAAATGACCCGATGATTGCCATAGATCTACTCTCAGCACTGGTGCAGAGAATGAGAATGGCAAACGGTATGATAGAGTCTCTGGCATTTTTAGATGTGAGCCAGAGGCTTGTAAAACTATTACTTCAGATTGCAAAGACAGATGGAGATATAGATAGAAACGGATTTTTCAGGATAAAAAAACTCACGCACAAAGAACTTGCAGCACATGCAGGTGCATCGAGGGAGGCAATAACAAAAGTCATGAAGGTGCTTGCCTTCAAAGAGTTGGTAAAAGAGGAAGGTGGTTATTTTTTAATTTCACCTAATGCAGAAGATGTATATAACGAATAA
- a CDS encoding DUF2330 domain-containing protein has protein sequence MKKKSIAIAFLLLILSPPLLFADKGHFWWNMNAKVSEDSQKAIIFHNKKEEVLILGIELKADEKTGVLEFIPFPSEPQVSLAKGNPFDAINKLLRVKRIKFQGALTKGGAGTEPVEIKMSQKIGLHDVTVTKINDINGFNIWIIDFLDKKGIKRIEIKALKNFSTIAEDYIKRGIQYFVFDYVEVNKTQQFIEPLIYRFKTDKLYYPLKTSNIIGGIGRVEVVLILPGSLGINEDERIKIIEAFPETRRPKLSSSSKVYLNELKPVYEKVANIFPEKSKIYLQMLRYEGRYDFRDDLNLDISNIAPYARKIERSWGWDNELNFLDDFTIDELNDYFEAHPELRKKSNK, from the coding sequence ATGAAGAAAAAATCAATTGCAATTGCATTTTTACTGCTGATTTTGTCTCCTCCTTTGTTATTTGCAGACAAAGGACATTTTTGGTGGAATATGAATGCAAAAGTAAGCGAGGATTCTCAGAAGGCAATTATATTTCACAATAAAAAAGAAGAGGTGCTAATTCTCGGAATAGAATTGAAGGCAGATGAAAAAACAGGGGTTTTAGAGTTTATTCCTTTTCCTTCAGAGCCCCAGGTAAGCCTTGCCAAAGGGAATCCCTTTGATGCGATAAATAAGCTTTTGAGAGTAAAAAGGATTAAGTTTCAAGGAGCACTCACAAAAGGTGGTGCAGGCACTGAGCCTGTGGAGATAAAAATGAGCCAGAAGATAGGACTTCACGATGTAACAGTGACAAAGATAAATGACATAAATGGCTTTAACATCTGGATTATTGATTTTCTTGATAAGAAAGGAATTAAAAGGATTGAAATTAAAGCCCTTAAGAATTTTTCAACAATTGCTGAAGATTACATAAAAAGAGGGATTCAATACTTTGTGTTTGACTATGTAGAAGTAAATAAGACACAACAATTTATTGAGCCATTAATCTACAGGTTCAAAACAGATAAACTCTACTATCCCTTAAAAACCTCAAACATTATTGGAGGAATTGGAAGGGTAGAAGTTGTGCTTATACTTCCAGGAAGTCTTGGAATAAATGAAGATGAACGAATAAAAATAATTGAAGCATTTCCAGAAACACGCAGACCAAAATTAAGCAGTTCTTCAAAGGTTTATCTCAATGAACTCAAGCCAGTTTATGAAAAGGTAGCAAACATTTTCCCTGAAAAAAGCAAAATCTATCTTCAGATGCTTCGTTATGAAGGAAGGTATGATTTCAGAGATGATCTTAACCTTGATATATCTAATATTGCACCCTATGCAAGGAAGATAGAAAGAAGCTGGGGATGGGATAATGAACTTAATTTTCTTGACGACTTTACCATTGATGAACTCAATGACTACTTTGAAGCCCACCCAGAGCTGAGAAAAAAGAGTAATAAGTGA
- a CDS encoding OmpA family protein, whose product MKKLFVIAIVLFYASTCIASDKDKVLYQIEKARSIIKEFTAKPESVNYADDITMAWNYIKIAETEFQKNTNILGKLSDQAVPTIIHYANMAEFTIRIALSRLEKASHEKEISRLEGLISDIKAKIKVLEDKDAEIIRLKKELEKAKSDITKLPSEISKEKDLEIERLSKEVSALKSEKEELNTKLTSLKKELDDKNKAFEALQTELKYKLIELTKMQKDLHSLGKLKEFLDVVGVLGIPVRTSENGVTIVIPRRDFIKITSKGAVLSPTSEKVISQLISLIKRFSEYRIALKVYGFGQPTKYEGTKATEHMAIIVKDALIQRGNITPEMITAESGGNMPIFPKDAVELNRRVEITFLTK is encoded by the coding sequence ATGAAGAAGTTATTTGTGATAGCCATTGTTTTATTCTATGCATCTACATGCATTGCATCTGATAAAGATAAGGTGCTTTATCAGATTGAGAAGGCAAGATCTATAATCAAAGAGTTCACTGCTAAACCTGAATCAGTAAATTATGCTGATGATATTACTATGGCATGGAACTATATTAAAATTGCAGAAACAGAATTTCAAAAGAATACAAATATACTCGGCAAACTGAGCGACCAGGCTGTTCCTACCATAATCCATTATGCAAATATGGCAGAATTCACAATTCGTATTGCTTTATCTCGTCTGGAAAAGGCAAGTCATGAAAAAGAAATATCTCGTCTGGAAGGATTAATCTCTGATATAAAGGCAAAGATTAAGGTATTGGAGGATAAAGATGCAGAGATTATCAGATTGAAGAAAGAGCTTGAAAAGGCAAAATCAGACATAACAAAATTACCATCTGAGATCTCAAAAGAGAAGGATTTAGAAATCGAAAGACTTTCAAAAGAGGTCTCTGCATTGAAATCAGAAAAGGAGGAATTGAACACCAAACTCACTTCGCTTAAGAAGGAACTTGATGATAAAAATAAGGCATTCGAAGCCTTACAGACAGAACTTAAATACAAGCTAATCGAACTCACAAAGATGCAGAAGGACTTGCATTCACTTGGCAAATTAAAGGAATTTCTTGATGTAGTAGGTGTGTTAGGTATCCCTGTAAGAACATCGGAAAATGGAGTAACAATTGTTATTCCAAGAAGGGATTTCATCAAGATTACAAGTAAAGGTGCTGTGCTCTCTCCTACTTCGGAAAAGGTTATTAGCCAGCTTATATCTCTAATAAAGAGATTCTCTGAATACAGGATAGCATTAAAAGTTTATGGTTTTGGGCAGCCAACTAAGTATGAAGGCACGAAAGCCACAGAGCATATGGCTATTATAGTAAAAGATGCACTGATTCAAAGAGGCAATATAACACCAGAGATGATTACAGCAGAAAGTGGTGGTAATATGCCAATATTTCCAAAAGACGCTGTTGAGTTAAATAGGAGGGTAGAAATAACATTCTTAACTAAATAG
- a CDS encoding MlaD family protein yields MELMKETDKRFIGIEKKIGLFVIIAIVGIIVVTAFIGVQQGIFTPKTTIYFIADSGQGINEGMAVKLSGFKIGKVSRLSLDDVAKVKVELSINTRYMKWIRTDSKARLFKEGFIGDSIIEITPGSITAKHITENGTIEFERARGLAEIAEELKNEIKPVLGDVKEIIHYINNPQGDVKQTLQNLKKFSDSLSETQQHLNALLKDADKGVNTTVKKIDSVLDSTKQTVNNIDGLIKKVDNDIPNILEKTNKSLENIQKTTEEIKKVTEQTAPQIPSAIKKGGEAAEGAKDITDSVKKIWPIRLFIKEPEQKTLNTDSYE; encoded by the coding sequence ATGGAATTAATGAAAGAAACAGACAAAAGATTTATTGGTATAGAAAAAAAAATAGGACTATTTGTTATTATTGCAATAGTAGGCATTATTGTAGTAACTGCTTTTATAGGGGTGCAGCAAGGGATATTTACTCCAAAAACAACAATATATTTTATTGCTGACAGTGGGCAAGGGATAAATGAAGGGATGGCAGTAAAACTAAGCGGATTTAAAATAGGAAAGGTTTCGAGACTGTCCCTTGACGATGTGGCAAAAGTAAAGGTAGAACTATCTATAAACACTCGATATATGAAATGGATAAGGACAGATTCAAAGGCAAGGCTTTTTAAAGAGGGCTTTATTGGAGATAGCATCATAGAGATAACTCCGGGCTCTATAACAGCAAAACATATCACAGAAAATGGAACAATAGAGTTTGAAAGGGCAAGAGGGCTTGCAGAAATAGCAGAAGAATTAAAAAATGAGATAAAGCCTGTTCTCGGCGATGTAAAGGAGATAATCCATTATATCAATAATCCACAGGGCGATGTAAAACAGACATTGCAAAATCTTAAAAAATTCTCTGATAGCTTATCAGAGACACAGCAGCATTTAAATGCCCTATTAAAAGACGCTGACAAGGGTGTGAATACAACAGTAAAGAAAATAGATTCTGTGCTTGACTCCACAAAACAGACTGTAAACAATATTGATGGTCTCATCAAAAAAGTGGATAACGATATACCGAATATCCTCGAAAAGACAAATAAGAGCCTCGAAAATATTCAAAAGACAACCGAAGAAATAAAGAAAGTAACAGAGCAAACAGCACCTCAAATCCCGTCTGCTATTAAAAAGGGAGGGGAGGCTGCTGAAGGTGCCAAAGATATTACAGATTCTGTAAAAAAGATATGGCCAATTAGGCTATTCATAAAGGAACCGGAACAAAAGACATTAAATACCGACAGCTATGAATAA
- a CDS encoding ABC transporter permease, which translates to MTFISAEKIGRNIINALKYLKGYYILLCYSIRNISLLRNAPIRSVLYKQLYFTGIEALSKVAAIGILIGIVIIAQIVNLVGSNAVLTGKILIWTIVRELGPLFAAIIIIARSGTAISSELGSMKVNRETDSLKIMGINPVDYLIVPRITGITISVFILTFYFQIMAITGGLAFTSAFLELSFSQHIKGIFSALGLFEILISLFKSLVFGLLISVVSCYHGFNVEASITEIPQAATKAVMQSLFLVFIFDGIITVISFV; encoded by the coding sequence ATGACATTCATTAGTGCAGAGAAAATCGGGAGAAATATAATCAATGCCTTAAAATATCTGAAGGGATATTACATATTGCTATGTTATTCAATAAGAAACATTTCCTTATTGCGCAACGCCCCGATTCGTTCTGTATTATACAAACAATTATACTTCACAGGAATAGAGGCACTTAGCAAGGTAGCTGCAATAGGAATACTCATAGGGATAGTTATCATCGCTCAAATAGTAAATCTTGTTGGATCAAATGCTGTGCTTACAGGCAAGATACTCATCTGGACAATAGTAAGGGAACTCGGTCCATTATTTGCTGCTATAATAATAATTGCCCGAAGCGGCACTGCCATATCATCAGAATTAGGCTCAATGAAAGTCAATAGGGAGACAGACAGCCTTAAAATAATGGGAATTAATCCTGTGGATTATCTAATTGTTCCAAGAATTACAGGGATTACAATCTCTGTTTTTATTCTTACCTTTTATTTTCAAATAATGGCAATCACAGGCGGATTAGCTTTTACTTCAGCATTTCTTGAACTGTCTTTTTCACAGCATATTAAAGGCATATTCTCAGCACTCGGACTCTTTGAGATTTTAATATCTCTGTTCAAAAGCCTTGTATTTGGATTATTAATTTCTGTGGTTTCATGTTATCATGGCTTTAATGTAGAGGCATCGATAACAGAGATTCCGCAAGCTGCTACAAAGGCAGTTATGCAGAGCCTATTTTTAGTATTCATATTTGATGGTATAATTACAGTTATATCGTTTGTATGA
- a CDS encoding CsgG/HfaB family protein, translated as MVTFFLIFSFLQRAEAGVKRIAVLDFEDSSVTTSQTQQVIVTQGGVMSQQMERGKVGRAVSDMLITEFVKDGTFKVIERNQLEKILSEQKLSISGVIDPSDAAKLGKVLGVSAVIVGSVTQFGVDRQTIGLFGIGIKKSTAKVAINARMIDTSSGEIFFAAEGSGEEEASGVDVGGYINVDSASFANSILGVATKKALKDIVKQIREQSAKLKESAITAYVAMCDIKANTFIIDSGKESGIENDQTLYVIKVLKEVKSPKTGEVIKRITDVIAELKITEVDKTSATATCVSGKCDIIKEGDMVSTSSGKETKEQLAKLKASINASVAYVEPSNKTIIFDAGKDQGVEKDQIFYVTKVIKEIKSPTTGEIIKRITDIVAEFKVTEVDKSSATAAFVSGGFENVKEGDKISSSK; from the coding sequence ATGGTTACTTTTTTCTTGATTTTTTCTTTTCTGCAAAGAGCGGAAGCTGGTGTTAAAAGAATAGCTGTATTGGATTTTGAGGATTCTTCAGTCACGACATCACAAACACAGCAAGTGATTGTAACTCAAGGAGGGGTGATGTCCCAACAGATGGAAAGAGGAAAGGTTGGCCGTGCAGTATCAGATATGCTGATTACAGAGTTTGTAAAAGACGGGACATTTAAGGTGATAGAAAGAAACCAGTTAGAAAAAATATTAAGCGAACAGAAATTATCAATAAGCGGTGTTATTGATCCATCGGATGCAGCAAAATTGGGCAAGGTGCTAGGTGTAAGCGCTGTTATTGTAGGAAGTGTTACACAGTTCGGTGTGGACAGGCAGACCATTGGACTTTTTGGCATAGGAATTAAGAAGAGTACCGCAAAAGTGGCAATAAATGCACGGATGATCGATACCTCATCAGGTGAAATCTTTTTTGCTGCAGAAGGATCAGGCGAGGAAGAAGCCTCAGGTGTAGATGTGGGTGGATATATAAATGTAGATTCAGCAAGCTTTGCAAATTCCATTTTAGGAGTTGCAACAAAAAAGGCATTGAAAGATATAGTGAAACAAATTAGAGAACAATCGGCAAAACTAAAAGAGTCGGCTATTACCGCATATGTGGCGATGTGTGACATAAAAGCCAATACTTTTATTATCGACAGCGGCAAAGAAAGTGGTATTGAAAATGATCAGACATTGTATGTAATTAAGGTCTTAAAAGAGGTAAAAAGCCCTAAAACAGGAGAGGTGATAAAGAGAATAACGGATGTTATAGCTGAACTCAAGATTACAGAAGTAGACAAGACATCGGCTACTGCCACCTGTGTCAGCGGGAAATGCGACATTATCAAAGAAGGAGATATGGTCTCGACATCGTCCGGGAAAGAGACGAAAGAGCAATTAGCTAAATTGAAAGCCTCAATTAACGCTTCAGTTGCTTATGTAGAGCCGTCAAATAAGACCATAATTTTTGATGCAGGTAAAGATCAAGGTGTAGAGAAAGATCAGATATTTTATGTTACAAAAGTAATAAAAGAAATAAAAAGCCCTACTACAGGAGAGATAATTAAGCGGATTACTGATATTGTAGCTGAGTTTAAGGTGACCGAGGTGGATAAGTCATCTGCAACTGCTGCTTTTGTTAGTGGAGGTTTTGAAAATGTTAAGGAAGGCGACAAAATTTCATCATCAAAGTGA
- a CDS encoding S-layer homology domain-containing protein produces MGNRQWTIGNGQMDKKQWILVSITIFVLFFLSNCAPKEVVKCTSPEDNPQHHYLMGMKALEDGKIDVAQSKFERAIYCEEKFSPAHSGLAIVSAEKAKAQTDAGFRKVEIDRAMEYLKKANKLSETNEDKFDYLTAAIRVYTILKTQDWLKKAEEAFSDIRMLKIDERKLSYYQGVEAADYFMGLAYLEAFEFRQARDKFADVLNAKREGKWHEKADKAWKKTDKIVRAMAGITVGDVGRKIAVKDSITRGDLAALLIDEMKIDKLFAGRIPVQSVIDKMKAEFIPADILNYHFKDEILTILKWKVRGLEPKYDEMTKAYLFKPTDVVKRGEMAFILEDVLIKLTGDEKMATAFFGHSKSPFPDVRATSPFYNAVMNMTTRGIMEGELSGEFRIDAPVDGAEAILAIRVLKQKMNVY; encoded by the coding sequence ATGGGCAATAGGCAATGGACAATAGGTAATGGGCAAATGGATAAGAAACAATGGATTTTAGTATCCATCACAATATTTGTCTTGTTTTTTCTTTCTAATTGCGCTCCGAAGGAGGTTGTGAAATGCACATCTCCGGAAGACAATCCCCAGCATCATTATTTAATGGGGATGAAGGCTTTAGAAGACGGGAAAATTGATGTTGCACAGTCTAAATTTGAAAGGGCTATTTACTGCGAGGAGAAATTCTCTCCTGCCCACAGTGGTCTTGCTATTGTTTCAGCAGAAAAGGCAAAAGCACAGACAGATGCTGGATTTAGAAAGGTTGAGATTGACAGGGCAATGGAATATCTGAAGAAGGCAAATAAACTCTCAGAAACCAATGAAGATAAGTTTGATTATCTCACAGCAGCTATCAGGGTCTATACGATATTAAAGACGCAGGATTGGCTTAAAAAAGCTGAAGAGGCATTTAGCGATATAAGGATGCTCAAGATTGATGAAAGAAAGTTGTCCTATTATCAGGGCGTCGAGGCTGCGGATTATTTTATGGGATTAGCATATCTCGAGGCTTTTGAATTCAGGCAGGCAAGGGATAAATTTGCTGATGTCCTTAATGCAAAGAGAGAGGGCAAATGGCATGAAAAGGCAGACAAGGCATGGAAAAAAACAGACAAGATCGTCCGTGCGATGGCGGGGATAACAGTGGGCGATGTTGGAAGAAAAATAGCTGTCAAGGACTCAATTACACGCGGGGATTTAGCGGCATTACTAATTGATGAGATGAAGATAGATAAATTATTTGCGGGACGCATACCTGTTCAATCTGTAATTGATAAAATGAAGGCTGAATTTATACCTGCCGATATCCTTAATTATCACTTCAAAGATGAGATACTTACTATTCTGAAATGGAAGGTGCGAGGGCTTGAGCCAAAGTATGATGAGATGACAAAGGCATATCTTTTTAAGCCTACTGATGTTGTAAAACGAGGCGAAATGGCATTTATTCTTGAGGATGTCTTAATAAAACTCACAGGCGATGAAAAGATGGCAACTGCATTCTTTGGACACTCAAAGTCACCATTTCCTGATGTAAGGGCTACATCACCGTTTTACAATGCTGTCATGAATATGACAACAAGGGGAATAATGGAAGGAGAATTATCAGGTGAATTCAGGATAGATGCTCCTGTTGATGGTGCAGAGGCTATCCTTGCAATAAGGGTATTGAAACAAAAGATGAATGTTTATTAA